The following DNA comes from Mesotoga sp. UBA6090.
GCGACAATTTCTTGTCGTAGCTGTAGTTAATAACGTTGACTATAGAGCAGTTATCAGCTGCAATCTCAGTTGGTTCATCTAGAAAGAGGGACATTGCATTCGGCAAGAGTGACAGGTCCATGTTAATGCCAAAAGATACATGCAGAGCCATCATCATTCTGTCTACGGGCTTTGAATACTTTGAATACATTGAGCGTAGACGATCGATGAGGTGTCTGTCATCTATAGGTTTCTTGAATGTATCGTAGCCATAAGCGTCTGAACTACATAGTCAGCGGAGATCTCCTAACCATTTTCATGCCTCACTCCGACAGCCCTTCCACTATCTTTCATGACTTTCTCCACAGCTGTTTTGGAAAGAATCTCGCCTCCAAGTGATTTATATCTGTCCAAAACCGAGTTAATAAATTCAGCCGACCCCCCGCGAGGTATCTGCGATATTTTTTCCCGCCGATCCGGCCATCTCCCCAGATTTAGGGTGAGTGGAATGCTTGCCCATCCATATTGGATTACCGGAAAGAATGCTCTCGAGGTTGGACTCTTGAACCTCTGTGCGAATGAAATCATGGAGTATTTCGAGACCTTTCTGTTCTTTATCAATGTGAAGAGATTCCTCAACCAGTCTCTAAATCCCCAGAAGCCTACCTCCATCAGGTCAATGTTCGAAAGCCTGCGTATCGCATTTATGCAATCTTCTATAAGCATAGAGTCTTCAGGGGGAGATTCTCTTCATTTCATTTTCATGCTTTTCAAGATCACAAAATACTGTGAATTCATTGCCTCCTGGTTTATCGCCTTCACCAGTTCCTCGGGAAAGTAGACATCCGAAGGCATCGCTCCCATGTCCTTCCACATATTGTAAAGTGGAGTGCCTGGCTTAAGCCATGCAAGACGACGAATACAGCCATCGAAACATATCCGCCTCTATCCCATGAGGTGCATAGACCTCCAGGGCTGCTTGACTTTTCAAGTATTACCGGGTCGAATCCCTTCATTCTGGCAAAACACCCAGCGGCCAGTCCAACGATCCCGCCGCCGTTAATCAAAACTCTTGCCATCCTTGCCTCCTCAAACCCTTCATGAAAACAGTTGGAAGCGTCACTTCTGAGTGTAATGGAGAGTAGATGAAAGAATAGGTACTAACAATCCAGTTCTATCACTCCTGAGGGTGTCCATTAATTCAACTAGCTTGCGACTACAGTCTTTGGTCTGCATCCAAAAAATGATGGTTCGATTTGAGGTAGAATTGGAGTATTCGAGGAGGTGTATGCTTTCATGAGGTTTATCTGTCTTGCTTTGGTACTTGTTATTTCAGTATCTGCCATTGGAATTGGTTTCGGTGTCGGAGTTAAGATTCACGGTCATTTTGAACCCTTTGCTGCGGTGAACTTCGATACTTGGCTTCTCGGATTTCAGGTGAAGACGGGAGTCATCTTCGACAAGGATTCGATCGTGTTGGTGCCGGGACTTTATCTATACAAAGACCTTGCCTCATGGAGAGTTCACGGTGGGGCCGAAATCCTTTTTCACCTTGGTGAAATGGAAGGCCTCCTTCTTGCACGCGCAGGTGCAAGCTACGGATTTTCCACTGATTTCGGAAGGCTTCTTATCGGTGCAGAACTGGGGTTTCCCGTTAATTTGCCTGGGGAGTTTTTTGTCGATACTAGCCTGAAGATAGTTCCCACATTTCTTGTACAGCTTCAGTTCTAAAAGATTCTTTTAATCTGCCAAAAATACTTCTTTTGAGAATTGTCTTGTCCTCTCAATTCATCTTTGCCACTTGATATTCCCCGAGCTTCGTAGGAGTCCAGGGAACGAGATACATTTCCAAATCATCTATGCTGTGCCACCTTATCTCGACTCCCTCGATCTTCTCGGGAATTATTCCTTTATCGAAATCATAAATGAATAAAGCCTGAAGCTTCACATTTCGCTTTTCGATCGATATCTTGCCTTCCCGGTCATAGGTAACAAAGTCAAAATACATAAAGCCGTCTTCGTCTCTGTCGAGCTGAAGTATTAGCATCTTTCCAAGTCTGCCTTCATCTGTCAGGTATATGAGAATGTCCCCATCTAGGAGCATTCGCTTCTCATTTCTTGATATATTGATCTTATCTGTTGTCAGATTTTGACCGAAGCTCTCTATATCCAGATAAGTGGCCGAGTGGAAAAGATTTCTGTACGTTTCAACAGCTGGATTTCTCGAAAGACAAGAGATTGCCAGCACAGTTACCAAAATGGCGGTTGCTAAAGATCTCTTCAATCTAGACACCTCTTCAGCTTTTAGAATCTGTATCCTATCTTGAAGTCAAAGATCTTCCCGACAGTCTCATTGAAGTTCTGAAGTACGGCATCTGCGTTCAATTCAGTGTAGTAATTCGGACTGAAGTTCATTCCCACTCCCTGTCTGATTGGTGAGAAGCCGAGTTTCACCTGTTCCCCAAAGGCGAGAGTATGGCCGATGTCTCCTCTAAAGTAAAAAGCACCTAGATTAAGTCTCAGCCCAATGTAGCCATACCACGCTATTCCCGGAATAATGAAGGTTGGTTTCACTCCAGTGTCCTCTGAAAGAGTAAACATGAGAAATGGAGTTGCTACTCCTACCGAAAGCGGACCAAAATCGTATCGTAAATCTAAACCGAGTACATCTATTCCAACGAAACCGGAGAGCAGAGGTTTGCAGCCCAGTCAGCCTTATATATCGTTTACCAAACTCAGAGCTATTCAGAGTGAAGAGTGTTTCGATTCCGGTCATTGATCTTGATGAAAGACTTGCTATAACCGACGGGCATACAAGAGCCGTTGCGGCAATCATCGAAGGTCAGGATTCAGTGCTCGTCTAGATAACAGATGAGAAGCAGGACCTTGAGCTAAATAAGGAATGTATGAATTGGTGCCTAGAGTAAAAGATTTTCAACCTTATGACTTTGTTTGCAGAATAATTCTCCACGAGGATTACAGAATGCTCTGGTACGAAAGATGCGAACGTCTTCACAAAGAGTTGAAGTCGATGCGAAGTAGTACGTAGTGAATATCCTCCAGGCCGATTAGTTTAGTTTTATCGCTGGGTCTGTTTCTATGTCTTGCTCGTAGTATGCTCATACACTGGTTTTCGATGGCTAAGCGTGCTTATAACAAAGAACACGATTGCAGCCGCAAAGCCTCCTGCGACAAGAACAAATGCCAGATTGTAGCCGCTCATGGCTATCAAAGAACCTATAAGACTTAAGGC
Coding sequences within:
- a CDS encoding NAD(P)-binding protein, whose amino-acid sequence is MARVLINGGGIVGLAAGCFARMKGFDPVILEKSSSPGGLCTSWDRGGYVSMAVFVVLHGLSQALHFTICGRTWERCLRMSTFPRNW